The DNA sequence AACTCTGGATCATCCGGAAATGAAATTATTAAGGGAGTGGTAGAAAATGCGCTTAACAATAATCAGACGAGTGCTGACATTGAAAATAGACTTCGCAAAGCCTTGTTGAACATTGATAATGCGATGATGTGTACAATTCATAGTTTTTGCCAGCAAACGCTGAATGAATTTGCTTTTGAAACCAATCAGATTTTTGGTAAGGAATTAAAATCGGATATTTCAGATATTGTGACGAAACATACGAATGGATTTAGACGCGCAGTTTTAAATATAATAAATCCTGAATTATTCGAAATAAGCGAATTAAGCAATGAGAAAATCTTAACTGGAATCATTAAAAATGCTTTAAGTGGACAAAAACTTCACGGAGATCATGCTGAAGTTCATTCTCTTTTAGAGTACAATCAAGAGTTAGAAAAGATAAGAGATGCCACAATTGAATATTTGCAAAACAGCAAAGATTCAATGACTAATACTATAAATAATTATGTAAAAAAGGGATACGGCAAAGCATCAGCTTTATCTAAAATTGAAGATAATAATAAACTATTAATTTATTTTGAGCTAGATGCAGATAAAATAAAATTTGATTTTAACGATCTTTTCCCAATTGAAATTGCAGAGTGCAAAAAGAATAAACAGGAAAGAGACCTTTATTCCTGCTCGACTAAAAATGTTTTTTTTCAGCAAGCCATCGACTGGATCCTTCCAAAAGTTAAGCAAGAATTGAAGTCTAAAAACCATTTCACCTTTGATGATTTAATCGATCAATTACACGGATCGCGAGACAAGGATGCGCTAAAGCTATTAATGAGAGCGAAGTATGATGCTATTTTTCTTGATGAATTTCAGGATACCGATAAAAAACAATATGCTATTTTCAAGGAAATTTTCCAACACGATCCTTCCAAAATAATTTTCTATATCGGTGATCCAAAACAATCTATATACGCCTGGAGAAAAGCGGATTTAAATACCTATTTCGAAGCACGAAACGCTATCGTCTCGGAAAAACGTTTTACGATGAAGACGAATTTCCGGTCCACAACAAATTATATCGATGCTTTAAACAAGTTTTTCCTGCCCAACACTGATTTCGATACTTTCGAAAATGGTGCAGTAGAGGGTCACCAAAAAATAAAATACGAAGTTGTAAAAGCAAAACAACAAAATGCTGAAGGCCTCAATATAGATAACAAGTTGCTTTCCCCATTAACCATAATTGATGGATATAAGAGTGAGGAAGAGGTCAACGCTATAGTACGAAAAACCATTCGACATTTATTAAAAGGAGACGTGACCTTAAATAAAAAACCTTTAAAACCTTCTAATATCACTATCTTAATCAGAACCAATCGTGAAGGAAAAACACTAAAAAGAATACTGGAAAGTGAAAATATCCCTTCCGTAATTTTGGATGACAGCAAAGTGGTTCAGTCAGCAGAAGCAAATGAATTATTGTTTATCCTGCAAGCGATTCTTAATCCAAAAAAAGCAGCCATTCAAAAGGCGTTTCTAACTTCTGTATTAGGGAAAAAAGTTATTGATCTAGAAGATATTGATTTCGATTATTGGGTTGAAAAATTTTCTACCTATCAAAAAAACTGGACAAAAGACGGTATTTTTGTAGCATTAAATCAGGTGATTAATGATTTTAATTTGATAGCAAAAAACCAGTCAGATATCACGAAAGGACATCGAATCCTTTCGAACATCAGGCAATTATTAGAGTTGCTGCAGGAAAAAGAACAGAATAATGCCTTAACACCAAATGAAGTTTATTTTTACTTATACAATCAGACAAAATCAGTTGATGATACAGAAAACAAAGAACTTTCGCAACGGATAGAAAGTGATGAAGATGCAGTAAAAATTGTTACCATTCATAAAAGTAAAGGATTAGAATATGATGTCATCATAGCTCCTTATCTGAATCTGAACGAGAATGAAAAAGGTGAGTTTAGTAGTATAAGAATAGAAAAAGAAGGTGAAAGTGATTATGTTTTTACAAGAAAGCCAATAAGTGATCTTTCCTTGAAAGTTCAATTTATAAGTCAGCAAAATCAAGAAAACAGACGTCTGCTATATGTTGCTTTGACCCGTGCTAAATATAATGCGATTGTAATTAGTAAGGTTGGAAAAAGTACCCTTTCAAACCTACTGGCTAAATTACAAACGACAAACAACAATATTAAACTTTATAAAAAAGAAGATATTGTCGACTGGAATCCGGATCCTATTACATTACAAGAGGAAACGATACCCTCTTCTGATAAGACAATTCCAAAACTCGTTTTTGCAGATAAAAATTATAACAAGATGAGCTACTCTTTTCTGTCTGCTCATCCTTCAAAATCTACCAAACAAGACGGAACTTCTTATGAGAAAAGTCACTATGACCATTTTGTTTTTAAAGATTTAAAAAAAGGCGCCCAAATAGGAAATTTACTGCACAACATCTTTGAATTTATTAATTATTCAGACACAGACAATTGGACGGAAGTTATTCGTACTTCTGTGCAGTGTTTTGCGCCATCTAATATTGAAGACACTGTTTTTTTAGAGAACTTATATCAACTCGTTCACCATACTGTTCATGCTAATTTAGGCACAGACGCTTATGGAAACACCTTTTCATTACAAGCTATAGAACGGGGAAAAAGAATCAATGAGATTGAATTCAATTTCAAAATTGCAAATGAATTTGGAATGATGGATTTAGAAAGCGTGATGATGGATCATTCACAGATTCTAACAAAACGTTCAGGCGATGTCAAAGGCATGATGAATGGTTTAGTCGATTTGTTTTTTGAGCATGAGGGAAAATATTACATCCTCGACTGGAAGTCTAACTTCTTAGGAGATTCGATTGCATGTTATCACGCAGACCAGCTCAATGAGTCCATGAATGAGAGCAACTATCATTTGCAGTACTGTATTTATACCGTCGCTATGAAACGGTTTGTCGAAAGCAAACTGGGAGCTGATTTTGATTATGAAACTCACTTTGGAGGAGTTATTTATTTATTCTTAAGAGGAGTTCGTGAGGGACAAAGTACAGGAGTGTATGTCAACAAGTTGCCTAGTAATAAAGTGGAGGAATTGGAAAGGATTTTTCAATTAGAAGCAGTGATGTAAATGTGTGCGAAAATATATGATACTAATTTTTTCAGTTTTACGAATATTTGCTGAATCGTAATCTTTCGTGTAGTTAAAAAGATATATTTATAATCTAGAACTCAAAAAAGAGTTATTAATTTGATGCTTTTTTAATCTCCCAAAAGGAAATGCAAAATTCGTCTTCAAAAGATTTGGATCCTCATTTTTATTCAGTTACATTGTAAGTATAAGTGAAACTTTCGTTATTTTTCGAATCACGACTGCTTGTTAAGATAGATTTTCCTTTCGACTTTTGTTTAGTACTTTTTGAAGCTATTGTAGCCTTTGTTTTTCTAATAGGGGAAATAATTAAATCAGCGTTCTTACTGTCATAAACAATGTTACCTAAAAACATATCTAAAGCCTCATATAAACGATAATTTTGTTTGAGCTCACCATCCTGTGGGAAGATTTGATTTCCAACCGAAAAGCCTAACAACTCTATGATTATGCGCGGACTATCCGGATTATAACCGCCTTGAAATAAAATGTGAGTTTTAGGTTTCATTTTCTGAAATTTCTTTTCTGCATTTTTTGAAAAAAGCCTGCTTAAATATAATTCTGTTACTTCCCGATACTCAGTGTTTTTGGCACCATCTCTCATTTCCTGAATATTAACATTCTCAATAGTCAAGTAAAGAATATTTTCTTTTTTTATCCCTAACTCTATCATCTTTGCCTCAAGTTCCTCCGAATATGCCATATTAAAAAACTTTTTATTAATCCTAAAGATAATGAAAATTAAGAAGTCATTATCGAATTAAACAGAAACAAAACCAATTTCATTAAATTTCATAAAAATACTTGTAGTTTTATTTAAAACAATATTATCAATTCACCTCTTAAGATAAAAATTTCAATAATTCCCGACGGCCTGTTTTAAAATAGAAGCAATCTTATCTCTTAAACTTTCAGGAGTAATAACGGTTACCTGCCAACCAAAAGAAAGAATGAGTTTTTGCAGTTCAAAATTAGGAATAACTTTGATGCGAACTTCTAACTGATCATTAATTTCTCTTGCCTTTTGGGACTGATGAATAGGCTTCGTTAATATATAGGGCTTCGCTTCGGCACTAAAGAGTAATTTCACTTCTTCCGCAACTGCGTCAAAAGGTCTGCTCACTCCTACGATATCGGAGAAATAATCTTCCCAGTCAATGTCTGCATCAACATAGGTTTTGTTAGTTTCTTTTACTCCACTAACCCTGTCTAACGCTAAATTCCAGGTTTTGATTCCATTCTCCTCATTTCGTCCAAATACGAACCAGCGATTATTGTATTGTTTTAAATGATAAGGATGAAAAACTATATTTACTGACTTTTCCTGCGTGAAGGGATGATAAGAAACATTAAGAACGCGTTGGTTATGAATCGCATTAAAAATCACCTTAATGTACTCAGTTCCTACATAATCAATATTCGATTCATAACTAATGATATGCTCACTTTCCGGAATTGCGCCGAATTTTGATTCTAATCTGGGTAACATTTCATCCATCCATTCAAACTGAGGGGCACCAGAAAAACGTGACAGAATCTGTAGGGCCGATTGCATTTGAAGTGCTTCAGCTTCATTAATGGGTTCATTTCTGATGCTGAAATCCCTATCTGAATATCGATAAATTTTCCTTCGTCCATCTTTTATCTTATCTAAAGGAATCGAAAAACCATCTTCGCTTTCCATGTACTTAATGTCTTCGAATAATTGGCGGCGTTGAATTCCTGTATTGTCTGGATCACGTTCAAATAATCTATCGTTTATTTCTTTTAACAAATCATCGATGTTATAAGTTCTTCCCGTATTGCGAAAGCAATTATCCAAAATTTGGTATCGGAAGTAAGCATTTTTATTGATTGCCATAGTAGAATTATTTAATATGCAGATTCACTGCACAAGATACAAATACTTTTGTAGAGTAAATAAATAATAAAACATAAATGATGAAAACTGAAAATCAAATTATCAAATGCCCGAAATGTGGAACTGAAATCGACGTGAATGATGTGTTGTCACATCAAATCGAAGAAAGTTTAAAAATAAAACTTCTTGCCAAAGAAAATTCTTTAAAAGAAGAATTTCAGAAAAAAGAAGAAACTCTCCATGCAGAGAGAAAAGCAGTCGAGGATTTAATGAAAAATCAAGACTCAATTCTGCAGACAAGACTGGAGGAAGAAAAAAAGAAAATTGAAAAAGAGGCAGAGGCAAAAATGAAACTGAAGTTGCAGGCAGACCATGAAGAAATTCTCAAAATGAAGGATGACGAACTTAAAGAGAAATCTGAGCAGGTTAGAGCTTATAATAAAATGAAAACAGATTTTGCCAGAATTGAACGTGAGAAAAATGAACTGAAAGAAACCCTTGAAGCGGAAAATGAGCAAAAATTAAATACAAAAATTGAAGAAGAACGACAAAAAATTCAATTACAGATTATGTCTAAACATGAACTGGAAATAAAAGACTTCCAGAAGAAATTGGATGATCAGAAAAAACTTACGGAGGAAATGAAACGCAAACAGGATCAAGGATCAATGCAATTGCAGGGAGAAGTGATGGAACTGGCAATTGAAAATTTCCTTGCTTCTAATTTTCCATTGGATACCATTGAAGAAATTAAAAAAGGTGCTTCAGGCGCAGACTGTCTTCAAACCGTAAACACTTTCGATACCCAAAACTGTGGCACCATATATTATGAAAGCAAGCGTGCGAAGAACTTTTCGTCTGGCTGGATTGAAAAATTCAAAAATGATATTCGTGAGAAAGGCGCAGATATTGGGGTTTTGGTAACCGAAGTTTTACCTACCGGAATGGAAAGAATGGGATTTCATCAGGGAATTTACATCTGTCGTTTTGACGAATTCAAAGGGCTTTCTAATATTTTGCGACAGTCATTAATCACCATCAGTACCGCGATTCAGTCGCAGGAAAACAAAGGTGATAAAATGGTGATGCTTTATAACTTTCTTTCTGGTACAGAATTCAGAATGCAAATGGAAGGAATCATCGAAGGTTTCCAGCAAATGGAAATAGATTTGAACACCGAAAAAAGAGCGATGATGCGCAGTTGGAAACAACGCGAAAAGCAGATTCAAAAAGTGATCAACAACACCGTGAATATGTACGGCTCGATTAAAGGAATTGGCGGAAATGCAGTGCAAACTATAGAACTTTTAGAACTTGGATATACCGCAAATCAAATTGAAAACACACTAGATTATGAATGAAACAGTAAGAAAAAAATTGATCGAGGTTGCAAAAGATAAAGCAGTTATCACGTATCAGGAATTATGTAATGTCTGCAATTTAAAACTCGACATGCGAGAGAATCCAGCAGACCGAACAGAAATCGGTAGAATTCTGGGCGAAATCTCAGTACACGAATTTAATCACCAACGACCGCTTTTAAGCGCAGTAGTTCTTTCGAAAAATGGTGAAGAAGGCGACGGATTTTATAAACTCTGCCAGGAATTAGGTTTTACAAAAAACTGGCGAAAATTAAAAGAAGAAGGAATCTTCAGTATTAAGGAAATTATAAAATGTCATCAATATTGGTCTAACAATTAAAATTATTTATTATGGAAAAGCAACATGTACACAACCTTATTATTTTAGATGAAAGTGGCTCCATGCACAGCATTAAATCCCAAATCATTTCGGGCTTTAACGAAACCGTTCAGTCGATTAAAGGTTCTCAGAAAAAATTCCCTGAGCAGGAACATTTTATCTCTGTCGTTAGTTTTAATGATCTTGGCAACAAATTGTTGCACTTCATTGATCCTGTAGAAAAACTTAATGAGATCGATGCTGATCTCTATCAGCCAAATGCCTGTACTCCACTTTTTGACGCTATCGGATTCTCGGTGACTAAATTACATCAGGTCGTAAAAGATCAGCAGAACTGTAATGTCCTGGTAACTATTATGACCGATGGTGAAGAAAATGCATCGAAGGAATATTCTGGAAAACAGATTAAAGAATTGATTGAAAAGTTGAAACAAGAAAAATGGACTTTTACCTATATCGGAACCGATCACGACGTAGATCAAATCGCACTTAATCTTTCCATCACCAATACTTTGATTTTTGAGAAAAACGAAGCCGGCATTAAGAAAATGTTTGAAAAAGACAGAACTTCGCGCGATGTTTATTATTCAAAAGTCCAAAGAAATGAGGATACGAAGGATAATTTCTTTGAGGAATAATATGGCGTAATTCTTCATTATTTTATATAAAAATAAAAGCTCGGATTTAATTCTGAGCTTTTGTTTTATTTTCTAATTTGGTAGTTAGTCATATCCAGCAATTCGAATTGAGGGAAACTCCTTAAAGTGGATTATCGCCATTTTATTCGAAATCATTTCAATAATTTTTTAATTCCCTGAACAAATGCATCTCTATTATTGTGCTTGAGAGATTGATAATGTTGAAGTTTTTGTTTAAGCTGGAGTGAATTTACATCTTTATTCCAAAATACAATCCTTTTTTGTAAGATCTCAGGATCTTGGATATATGTTGTTAAGTTTCGCAGCACTTTATCAATCTCTTCATTTCCTGCTCTAAAAATATGCGTTCCCCTCAAATCATTACAATTTTCCCAAACAATATAAAATCTGCTTTTTGACTTTATTGTAAATAAAAAACTAACTTCTTTGACAGTATCTCGCTGTTCAATTATAGGAACGATTTTTCGGGTAGCGCTATGCATACTAGCTAGCAACTGGATATAATAAGATTTACTTCTATTACCGATATATTTTTCAATAATTTCTTCATTAGTCAAATTCTCAACGGAAGGGAGCTGAACTAAATTTTTGTTACTACCACTTCTATTGAAATTTAATTCACTCCTTACCCGTTCTTCAACTAAAACTACAGTATCCTGTATTTTATCCCAGCCTGGTGATTGTTCTTTTAAAACAATTGATTTATGCACTAAAAATTTAAGGAGGGTATTATAATATTTTTTAAAATAACCCTCTTTTAGCAAGTTCATTTCTTCCACAATACCTTGCATATCAATAGGTAAAATAAATTCAGTTTTATGTTTAAAACTTATTTTATTTTTTCCAAAAACTACATCTTCCCAAACCATATAGACGGTTTTGCTTTCACTAATTTTCAAATCAAGAATTTGCTTTGCCCGTTTTTCTTCTTCTACAATAGCTGCCCTAATTTTTTCTTCTTTTTCTCTTTTAAGATTTTGTCTTTCTATACTAAGAAGTTTCTCTCTTTTTTCGTTCTCTTTTAATTGAAAAGCGCTAAACTCCCTTTCTTTAGGTTTTATATAATTCTCAACTGCATGATTTATCTCAGCTTCACCACCCCTAAATTCTTCTGTAAGTTCAAAGATTGCATTTACTTTTGTACATCTCAATAAATAAGCAGACCAATATTTATTAGAAACATCTTCATTATGAACATCTGCTAAATGGATTAGAAACTTTTTTATCCCGAGGGTCTGTTTGCACTTTTGACATTCAAATAAATGTCTTTTAGAGGTAATTTTCTTTGAAAAGTATTCTATGTCAACTGATAATAACATTTATTTACTTGAACTTTTATTGATAATTAAATACTCCTGACGTCTTTCAAATTTTTAAAAACGTAATACTTTCCATTTTAAAAATCCAGAAATTCTCACATCATTCATCACTTCGAATAAAGTCAAAACTCGTTTCTAAACACGGTCTCAAACTTTGATCATTCGCACCAATCTGCAAATAATTACCAGCTAGAGACTGAAAATAATCCAAACCTCTATCCATCACAATTCTCCAACCATTGCTTGTTTTAACTTCGCGCCCATGGATGGTATCTGAGAATTCGAATGTAAACTGGATATCATTTTCATACAAGCTATCCGCAATCTGTTCAAAAGCAATTTTATTTTCTTCTCGCTGGTCTCGATCATCACGTGAGGTGATAAGATGAATTTTTTTGCAGTCTCCAATTTTCACAATCATTTCTGCCAATTTAATAAAATTGGAAATTTGATGCTTCAATCTAATATAGGGATCCTGAATAGTAATAGATTCTGCACCGATAAAATAACTTTTAAATACATCTTCGTAACTGTACCCAATGTCACCGTAAAGAATTTTGAGATTCTTCGGTTTAGTTTCAGTTTGTTTTGTGAAATTCTCAGATTGAACTTCTGGAGTACGATCAGCATCGAAATTTAGTTCCGCATTTACACTTTCGATTTGCAGAGTATTATCTTTTCCTTTCTTTAAAGAAATACCTTGTAGCACCGCTTTACTTTCCGGACAGTAAATAATTTTTTCAATTCCGTCCTTATTAAAATATGATAAATCTACACGACTGTATTCATCATCATCTTTCATTTTATCCATTTGCTCCTTTACTCTGCGTCGTCCTTCAATCGCATACTCCAAGATTTCATCAAATTCCTCATCAGTTGGATTAGCATCTGGATGGATAATTTTCAATAAGGCCATTGAAGTCTTCTGAATAGCTAGATCATCACGTCCTTCCACATTTGGTCCGAGTCTCATTTTAGACGAAAGTATATTGCTATATGCGCTGCTATTTTTAAGCATGTGATGAAATGCTTCTGCAAAATAATCTGTAATCAATCCATAGTTGGACGCATACCACCTTGGATCCATTTTAGGAATTTCCCAGCCTGGTAAATAGTAAAAAAATCGGTCTTGAATTGCAAAGTCAAAGGCTTTTGGTAGGGTTATAAATAAAGAGTGATCAGAGGAGCGCACTACCTGTTCTATAGAATGATCAATGTTTCCAACAAAAGCAAAACTTGCATTGGCAATCACTTCTCGACCACGGCTAAATCTACCTTTGGCCATATAATCCTTCATAATCTGAATTGTATCCGTATCTGTAATTTTAAGATTACCTACTTCATCAAAACCAATGGTATCCCAATACCCAACCAGACCAACTTTTTTTCGAGCATTATTGTAAAGTAAGGTTGCAGTACTGGCTTTACCACCACTGATTAAAGTACAATAGGGAGAGAACTCACTGTAGAAGTGAGATTTTCCAGTTCCACGAGGTCCCAATTCAATAAAGTTGTAATTTGCTTGAACCAATGGAATCAAGCGTGCTAAAAAATGAAACTTCAATCTTTTTCCTTCCGGAACTCTGCCTTTATATTCTGGTGGAAGATGATCGATAATTTCAGGATTAATACCTACACTTCTCAGCACCACATTTATCCATTCTTCAGTAGTAAAGTTTCTTCGGCCTTCCAGAAATTTATTGAAATCAAATCGAGATAACTGAATGGGTTTTAAATCTTCTATGTAAAAGGCATAATCATCATCTTCAATTTCGTTATAACCCACGGTAACTTCTGCCCACACTCCGCCTTCTAATAGCTTTTCATTGT is a window from the Kaistella flava (ex Peng et al. 2021) genome containing:
- a CDS encoding UvrD-helicase domain-containing protein → MEEFKVESVDLSGANIIEASAGTGKTFSIAVLVVRLLVEKWIPIEKMLLVTFTESAAAELKERSIKFIREALLEIENSGSSGNEIIKGVVENALNNNQTSADIENRLRKALLNIDNAMMCTIHSFCQQTLNEFAFETNQIFGKELKSDISDIVTKHTNGFRRAVLNIINPELFEISELSNEKILTGIIKNALSGQKLHGDHAEVHSLLEYNQELEKIRDATIEYLQNSKDSMTNTINNYVKKGYGKASALSKIEDNNKLLIYFELDADKIKFDFNDLFPIEIAECKKNKQERDLYSCSTKNVFFQQAIDWILPKVKQELKSKNHFTFDDLIDQLHGSRDKDALKLLMRAKYDAIFLDEFQDTDKKQYAIFKEIFQHDPSKIIFYIGDPKQSIYAWRKADLNTYFEARNAIVSEKRFTMKTNFRSTTNYIDALNKFFLPNTDFDTFENGAVEGHQKIKYEVVKAKQQNAEGLNIDNKLLSPLTIIDGYKSEEEVNAIVRKTIRHLLKGDVTLNKKPLKPSNITILIRTNREGKTLKRILESENIPSVILDDSKVVQSAEANELLFILQAILNPKKAAIQKAFLTSVLGKKVIDLEDIDFDYWVEKFSTYQKNWTKDGIFVALNQVINDFNLIAKNQSDITKGHRILSNIRQLLELLQEKEQNNALTPNEVYFYLYNQTKSVDDTENKELSQRIESDEDAVKIVTIHKSKGLEYDVIIAPYLNLNENEKGEFSSIRIEKEGESDYVFTRKPISDLSLKVQFISQQNQENRRLLYVALTRAKYNAIVISKVGKSTLSNLLAKLQTTNNNIKLYKKEDIVDWNPDPITLQEETIPSSDKTIPKLVFADKNYNKMSYSFLSAHPSKSTKQDGTSYEKSHYDHFVFKDLKKGAQIGNLLHNIFEFINYSDTDNWTEVIRTSVQCFAPSNIEDTVFLENLYQLVHHTVHANLGTDAYGNTFSLQAIERGKRINEIEFNFKIANEFGMMDLESVMMDHSQILTKRSGDVKGMMNGLVDLFFEHEGKYYILDWKSNFLGDSIACYHADQLNESMNESNYHLQYCIYTVAMKRFVESKLGADFDYETHFGGVIYLFLRGVREGQSTGVYVNKLPSNKVEELERIFQLEAVM
- a CDS encoding helix-turn-helix transcriptional regulator; translation: MAINKNAYFRYQILDNCFRNTGRTYNIDDLLKEINDRLFERDPDNTGIQRRQLFEDIKYMESEDGFSIPLDKIKDGRRKIYRYSDRDFSIRNEPINEAEALQMQSALQILSRFSGAPQFEWMDEMLPRLESKFGAIPESEHIISYESNIDYVGTEYIKVIFNAIHNQRVLNVSYHPFTQEKSVNIVFHPYHLKQYNNRWFVFGRNEENGIKTWNLALDRVSGVKETNKTYVDADIDWEDYFSDIVGVSRPFDAVAEEVKLLFSAEAKPYILTKPIHQSQKAREINDQLEVRIKVIPNFELQKLILSFGWQVTVITPESLRDKIASILKQAVGNY
- a CDS encoding DUF2130 domain-containing protein, which codes for MMKTENQIIKCPKCGTEIDVNDVLSHQIEESLKIKLLAKENSLKEEFQKKEETLHAERKAVEDLMKNQDSILQTRLEEEKKKIEKEAEAKMKLKLQADHEEILKMKDDELKEKSEQVRAYNKMKTDFARIEREKNELKETLEAENEQKLNTKIEEERQKIQLQIMSKHELEIKDFQKKLDDQKKLTEEMKRKQDQGSMQLQGEVMELAIENFLASNFPLDTIEEIKKGASGADCLQTVNTFDTQNCGTIYYESKRAKNFSSGWIEKFKNDIREKGADIGVLVTEVLPTGMERMGFHQGIYICRFDEFKGLSNILRQSLITISTAIQSQENKGDKMVMLYNFLSGTEFRMQMEGIIEGFQQMEIDLNTEKRAMMRSWKQREKQIQKVINNTVNMYGSIKGIGGNAVQTIELLELGYTANQIENTLDYE
- a CDS encoding vWA domain-containing protein gives rise to the protein MEKQHVHNLIILDESGSMHSIKSQIISGFNETVQSIKGSQKKFPEQEHFISVVSFNDLGNKLLHFIDPVEKLNEIDADLYQPNACTPLFDAIGFSVTKLHQVVKDQQNCNVLVTIMTDGEENASKEYSGKQIKELIEKLKQEKWTFTYIGTDHDVDQIALNLSITNTLIFEKNEAGIKKMFEKDRTSRDVYYSKVQRNEDTKDNFFEE
- the brxL gene encoding BREX system Lon protease-like protein BrxL; translated protein: MDELDLKLNEFYPGKVVRKDLVHDIKKAANVPAFVLEFLLAKYCATDDPEEIIAGKMAVLEVVEKNYVRPDEANKAQSMVQQKGRHKFIDRIHVKYKEREKRHWAEMENFGSNRIAINEKFYKDNEKLLEGGVWAEVTVGYNEIEDDDYAFYIEDLKPIQLSRFDFNKFLEGRRNFTTEEWINVVLRSVGINPEIIDHLPPEYKGRVPEGKRLKFHFLARLIPLVQANYNFIELGPRGTGKSHFYSEFSPYCTLISGGKASTATLLYNNARKKVGLVGYWDTIGFDEVGNLKITDTDTIQIMKDYMAKGRFSRGREVIANASFAFVGNIDHSIEQVVRSSDHSLFITLPKAFDFAIQDRFFYYLPGWEIPKMDPRWYASNYGLITDYFAEAFHHMLKNSSAYSNILSSKMRLGPNVEGRDDLAIQKTSMALLKIIHPDANPTDEEFDEILEYAIEGRRRVKEQMDKMKDDDEYSRVDLSYFNKDGIEKIIYCPESKAVLQGISLKKGKDNTLQIESVNAELNFDADRTPEVQSENFTKQTETKPKNLKILYGDIGYSYEDVFKSYFIGAESITIQDPYIRLKHQISNFIKLAEMIVKIGDCKKIHLITSRDDRDQREENKIAFEQIADSLYENDIQFTFEFSDTIHGREVKTSNGWRIVMDRGLDYFQSLAGNYLQIGANDQSLRPCLETSFDFIRSDE